A window of Candidatus Pantoea floridensis contains these coding sequences:
- the pepA gene encoding leucyl aminopeptidase — translation MEFSVKSGSPEKQRSACIVVGVFEPRRLSPIAEQLDKISDGYISALLRRGELEGKVGQTLLLHHVPNILSERILLIGCGKERELDERQYKQVIQKTINTLNDTGSMEAVCFLTELHVKGRNTYWKVRQAVETSKEALYNFDQLKSNKVEPRRPLRKLVFNVPTRRELTSGERAIQHGLAVAAGVKAAKDLSNMPPNICNAAYLASQARQLADAYSKNVTTRVIGEQQMKELGMNAYLAVGAGSHNESLMSVIEYKGSNDPEARPIVLVGKGLTFDSGGISIKPAEAMDEMKYDMCGAASVYGVMRMVAELNLPLNVVGVLVGCENMADGKAMRPGDVLTTMSGQTVEVLNTDAEGRLVLCDALTYVERFEPEVVIDVATLTGACVIALGHHVSGLMSNHNPLAHELISASEQSGDRAWRLPMADEYQEQLESNFADMANIGGRPGGAITAACFLARFARKFNWAHLDIAGTAWRSGKAKGATGRPVPLLSQFLLNRAGLNGDD, via the coding sequence ATGGAGTTCAGTGTAAAAAGCGGTAGCCCGGAAAAACAGCGTAGCGCCTGCATTGTCGTTGGCGTTTTCGAACCGCGCCGTTTGTCGCCCATTGCTGAGCAATTGGATAAGATTAGCGATGGCTACATCAGCGCCCTGCTGCGCCGCGGTGAACTGGAAGGGAAAGTGGGCCAAACGCTGCTGCTGCACCATGTGCCGAATATCCTCTCCGAACGCATCCTGCTGATTGGCTGCGGTAAAGAGCGCGAGCTGGATGAGCGCCAGTACAAGCAGGTGATTCAGAAAACAATTAATACGCTGAATGACACCGGTTCGATGGAAGCGGTGTGCTTCCTGACCGAACTGCACGTAAAAGGCCGCAATACTTACTGGAAAGTACGTCAGGCGGTTGAAACCTCGAAAGAGGCGCTCTACAACTTCGATCAGCTGAAAAGCAATAAAGTAGAGCCGCGTCGCCCGCTGCGCAAACTGGTGTTCAACGTGCCAACCCGCCGTGAACTGACCAGCGGCGAACGTGCCATTCAGCACGGGTTAGCCGTGGCTGCCGGTGTGAAAGCGGCCAAAGATCTCAGCAATATGCCGCCAAATATTTGTAACGCCGCGTATCTGGCTTCACAGGCGCGACAGCTGGCGGATGCGTATAGCAAAAATGTCACCACGCGCGTCATTGGCGAGCAGCAGATGAAAGAGCTGGGGATGAACGCTTATCTGGCGGTCGGCGCGGGTTCCCATAACGAATCGCTGATGTCGGTCATTGAGTACAAAGGCAGCAACGATCCTGAAGCTCGGCCGATTGTACTGGTGGGTAAAGGCTTAACCTTCGATTCCGGCGGTATCTCCATCAAACCGGCCGAAGCGATGGATGAGATGAAGTACGACATGTGCGGCGCGGCCTCGGTGTATGGCGTGATGCGCATGGTGGCAGAACTGAATCTGCCGCTGAATGTGGTGGGCGTGCTGGTAGGCTGTGAAAATATGGCCGATGGCAAAGCGATGCGACCGGGCGACGTGTTAACCACCATGTCTGGCCAAACCGTTGAAGTGCTCAATACCGATGCCGAAGGCCGTCTGGTGCTGTGTGATGCGCTGACCTACGTTGAACGCTTCGAGCCAGAAGTGGTGATTGACGTCGCAACGCTGACCGGTGCCTGCGTCATTGCATTAGGCCATCACGTTAGCGGATTGATGTCTAACCACAACCCGCTGGCACACGAGCTGATCAGCGCGTCTGAGCAATCTGGCGATCGCGCCTGGCGCTTGCCGATGGCCGATGAGTATCAGGAGCAGCTGGAATCCAATTTTGCTGATATGGCGAACATTGGCGGCCGTCCTGGCGGCGCGATCACCGCAGCCTGCTTCCTTGCACGCTTTGCGCGTAAGTTCAACTGGGCGCACCTGGATATCGCCGGCACAGCATGGCGTTCTGGTAAAGCTAAAGGCGCCACCGGCCGTCCGGTACCGCTGCTGTCGCAGTTCCTGCTGAATCGTGCGGGATTGAACGGCGACGATTAA
- a CDS encoding DNA polymerase III subunit chi, which produces MKNATFYVMESESAGDGLTAIEALVCSLAETRWRDGKRILIACENEEQANRLDEALWQLPANAFVPHNLAGEGPRYGAPVELAWPQRRGSSPRDLLISLLPQFADFATAFHEVIDFVPYEESLKQLARDRYKAYRSVGFQLNTATPPSPQTTV; this is translated from the coding sequence ATGAAAAACGCCACTTTCTATGTGATGGAGTCTGAGAGCGCAGGCGACGGCTTAACCGCCATTGAAGCCCTGGTGTGCTCTCTTGCCGAAACACGCTGGCGTGACGGCAAACGCATCCTGATCGCCTGCGAAAATGAAGAACAGGCCAATCGGCTGGATGAAGCACTCTGGCAGCTCCCGGCCAACGCCTTTGTGCCACACAATCTGGCTGGCGAAGGCCCGCGCTATGGCGCACCAGTTGAACTGGCCTGGCCGCAGCGCCGTGGCAGTTCGCCGCGCGATCTGCTGATCAGCCTTTTGCCGCAGTTCGCAGATTTTGCTACTGCTTTCCATGAAGTGATAGACTTCGTACCTTATGAAGAATCCCTAAAACAACTGGCGCGCGATCGCTATAAAGCCTATCGCAGCGTTGGTTTCCAATTGAATACGGCGACGCCACCCTCGCCGCAAACGACAGTGTAG